The stretch of DNA GAAGTAAACAATCTAAATGAGTGTTGTATACTCTTATAATTTTATTATTATTTAACTTTATAGCAGCTGTTGTACATATACGTGGATACATTGAATACCATACTGAAGTCCCGACTTCTTCTGGTTTATTTGATAACCAAAAAGTGTTATGTTCTAATATCTGATGCTTTTTAGATACTAATAAATCATTTCTCTCTACAAATAATTTTTGAGCTCTTGGTCTTCCCACTATATTATAATTCTCTATATTTTTACTTATATCCTTAAGCATTTTTTCAGTTAATTCTTGAACACCTATTATGTCACATTGATATTTATTTATAACTTCATAAACTATATATCGTCTATTTTTCCATCTATTATTTATATCTAAAATAAAGTCAGTCCTTAAATTAAAGGTCATCACTTTCATAGAAATCTCCTTTTTAATATATAATTCTTTTTTATTAAAATAATATTATGCCAATTTTAACATAAAAATACCCTTGTATGTCTATAGTAAATAAATGTAATACTAGATAAATTTTCACTTACTTTCAATATTTAATATTATTTTTGCTATTTTTTATTAATTTTTCAAAATTGCTATTGCATTCTTTTTAAAATAATGTTATATTTTTAACATGATAATAATTATTAATTAATAACTGTTTTGTTATAAAATATTTTTTTAAGAGGTTGATATAATGAGAAATGAATGGATGCACTTTAACGGTGGAAATTGGACAAAAAATATAGACGTAAGAGACTTTATTCAAAACAACTACAAACCATACGAAGGAGATTCTACTTTCTTAGAAGGTGCTACTGAAGCTACTACTAAGTTATGGGATGAAGTAAGCGAATTATTTAAACAAGAAAGAGAAAATGGTGGCGTATTAGATGTTGATACAAAAACTGTATCAGGAATAAACGAATATGCTCCAGGATATATAGATAAAGCTTTAGAAAAAATAGTT from Clostridium chauvoei encodes:
- a CDS encoding endonuclease/exonuclease/phosphatase family protein; translated protein: MKVMTFNLRTDFILDINNRWKNRRYIVYEVINKYQCDIIGVQELTEKMLKDISKNIENYNIVGRPRAQKLFVERNDLLVSKKHQILEHNTFWLSNKPEEVGTSVWYSMYPRICTTAAIKLNNNKIIRVYNTHLDCLLPKAREYGLKKIGEYIEKQYDKDGFPVILMGDFNANPNSDLIKKFLKGDYTSKKLTAVQEFKKDIYGVSTMSKFKGNKKGYHIDYIFTSEEFNVKDTSIVEYNKEGKYPSDHYPLIAELQI